In one window of Deltaproteobacteria bacterium DNA:
- the lpdA gene encoding dihydrolipoyl dehydrogenase, producing the protein MPAERFDLVVIGAGPGGYVAALRAAQLGMRVACVEKDEALGGTCLNVGCIPSKALLDSSELYRQAQIGLAAHGIKASGVALDLPAMMARKDKVVRGLTQGVAGLFRKNRVEWVAGTARLEQGKRVVVGERALEAERVLIATGSEPTPLRGLPFDGERIVSSTEALALARVPERLLVIGAGAVGLELGSVWSRLGARVTVVEFLDAIVPTMDRGMGTQLRRALEKQGLAFRLETSATRAERTERGVRVTLESKGQTSLEEADVVLVAIGRRPYVEGLGAREAGIPLDAQGRVTVNERFETSVPGVYAIGDAIPGPMLAHKAQEEGTAAVELMAGLAGHVNYDAIPSVVYTWPELASVGLSEEDAARRGLEVRVGAFPFMANGRARCLGETEGGVKVLADARSDRIVGLHILGPRASDLIAEAALAVEFAASAEDVARTVHAHPTLPEAVKEAALAVAKRALHV; encoded by the coding sequence ATGCCCGCCGAGCGCTTCGACCTGGTCGTCATCGGCGCCGGCCCGGGCGGCTACGTGGCCGCGCTGCGCGCGGCGCAGCTCGGCATGCGCGTCGCCTGCGTGGAGAAGGACGAGGCGCTCGGCGGCACGTGTCTCAACGTCGGCTGCATCCCCTCGAAGGCCCTCCTCGACTCGAGCGAGCTCTACCGCCAGGCGCAGATCGGCCTTGCCGCGCACGGCATCAAGGCGAGTGGCGTGGCGCTCGACCTGCCCGCGATGATGGCGCGCAAGGACAAGGTGGTGCGCGGGCTCACGCAGGGGGTCGCGGGCCTCTTCAGGAAGAACAGGGTCGAGTGGGTGGCGGGGACGGCGCGGCTCGAGCAGGGGAAACGGGTCGTCGTCGGCGAGCGCGCGCTCGAGGCCGAGCGCGTGCTGATCGCAACCGGCAGCGAGCCCACGCCCCTCCGCGGCCTTCCCTTCGACGGCGAGCGCATCGTGAGCTCCACCGAGGCGCTCGCGCTCGCGCGCGTGCCGGAGCGCCTGCTCGTCATCGGCGCGGGCGCGGTCGGGCTCGAGCTGGGATCGGTGTGGAGCCGGCTCGGCGCCCGGGTGACGGTCGTCGAGTTCCTCGACGCGATCGTGCCCACCATGGACCGCGGCATGGGGACGCAGCTCAGGCGGGCGCTCGAGAAGCAGGGCCTCGCCTTCCGCCTCGAGACCTCGGCGACGCGCGCCGAGCGCACCGAGCGCGGCGTGCGCGTCACGCTCGAATCGAAGGGCCAGACCTCGCTCGAGGAGGCCGACGTGGTGCTGGTGGCGATCGGCCGCCGCCCGTACGTGGAGGGCCTCGGCGCGCGCGAGGCGGGCATCCCGCTCGACGCGCAGGGCCGCGTCACGGTGAACGAGCGCTTCGAGACCAGCGTGCCGGGCGTGTACGCGATCGGCGACGCGATCCCGGGGCCCATGCTCGCGCACAAGGCCCAGGAGGAAGGCACCGCCGCGGTCGAGCTGATGGCCGGCCTCGCCGGCCACGTGAACTACGACGCCATCCCGAGCGTCGTCTACACCTGGCCCGAGCTGGCGAGCGTCGGGCTCTCCGAGGAGGACGCCGCGCGCCGCGGGCTCGAGGTGCGGGTGGGGGCCTTCCCCTTCATGGCCAACGGCCGCGCCCGCTGCCTCGGCGAGACCGAGGGCGGCGTGAAGGTGCTCGCCGACGCGAGGAGCGATCGCATCGTCGGCCTCCACATCCTGGGCCCGCGCGCCTCGGACCTGATCGCCGAGGCTGCGCTCGCGGTCGAGTTCGCCGCCAGCGCCGAGGACGTGGCCCGCACCGTGCACGCGCATCCGACGCTGCCGGAGGCGGTGAAGGAGGCGGCGCTGGCCGTCGCCAAGCGCGCGCTGCACGTTTGA